Proteins from one Gossypium raimondii isolate GPD5lz chromosome 8, ASM2569854v1, whole genome shotgun sequence genomic window:
- the LOC105791603 gene encoding uncharacterized protein LOC105791603 produces the protein MALNNKLKTLETRIGNGRAESEPDSEEDLEELQTDVKEMAEKILEYRATIPDQLKTTLDSILSTQRPDLPRIDDGSEPGPSAQNNADSKEMNSDAEQRAEERIRSLKGKISSNISAMPVVLKRMKVCISRIEKLESCNGIIHPALKKRKLVDPMKLYFHN, from the exons ATGGCTCTAAACAACAAGCTCAAAACCCTAGAGACCCGCATTGGCAATGGACGGGCCGAATCGGAACCCGACTCCGAAGAGGACTTGGAGGAGCTGCAGACAGATGTGAAGGAAATGGCAGAGAAGATTCTAGAATATAGAGCTACTATTCCAGATCAGCTTAAGACGACTCTCGATTCAATTCTTTCCACTCAAAGACCCGATTTGCCCCGCATTGATGATGGGTCGGAGCCTGGACCTTCAGCACAAAATAATGCAG attcaAAAGAGATGAACTCAGATGCCGAACAAAGGGCGGAAGAGAGGATACGATCACTTAAAGGCAAAATTTCGAGCAACATTTCAGCAATGCCGGTTGTTTTGAAAAGGATGAAAGTTTGCATTTCCAGGATTGAGAAGCTAGAGTCTTGCAATGGCATTATACATCCTGctttgaaaaagagaaaattagttGATCCAATGaagctttattttcataattga
- the LOC105791604 gene encoding uncharacterized protein LOC105791604, with translation MNPQADKLVRRITMVATVTASYFLLTADYGPEPNVLDPIKKSILSAQSSLKEFIAGSSREEQQGSSQSSNNNAKEHP, from the exons ATGAATCCCCAAGCAGACAAGTTGGTGAGGAGGATCACCATGGTGGCTACTGTCACTGCCTCTTATTTCCTTTTAACCGCTGACTATGGCCCTGAACCTAATGTGCTCGACCCT ATCAAGAAGAGCATACTATCAGCACAAAGTTCTCTGAAAGAGTTTATCGCGGGATCATCAAGGGAAGAACAGCAAGGAAGTTCGCAGAGTTCCAACAACAACGCTAAAGAACACCCGTAG